In Populus trichocarpa isolate Nisqually-1 chromosome 7, P.trichocarpa_v4.1, whole genome shotgun sequence, the following proteins share a genomic window:
- the LOC18100848 gene encoding uncharacterized protein LOC18100848 isoform X2, with the protein MASKALDVADACPTEDFIAALLEYLVDPKLQGKSSAKGDVSQIAQESIAKQVHAVVLLYNYYHRKQYPQLEFLCLENFCKLAVVIKPALMAHIRLLQRSNDTESQPFPLMEESIMEACSISMSLDASEDDLNIDGWPISKVAVFLVDSRKENCFLQFGSITEGVWSVIEKDVDVSNNSLEGTMDSDHVNKKKRIIKKPLKGKSSSNEGRFQQFAFSAVKEATGIDQSDLVVLESHVTYSTSKEKTAAYFYIMQLTKADNSIALQIPIKNTINSLQGPLAIKSSSWWTHTSVVEYFLLLPYAEVLSEWFLREGLSDGVQVPRVGLETINVSSSDRTEGPCEAEVSERFHNHVNDSAAELLGSETITQSLKHNDNNGCLGSEMNSSKQNVNDRCCVVDLSGDCDRPQKMDVDESYVANTQNKYKRRNFSGKDQPQNCQKKTITADKCSEGLASKEMETVEKCSKGSASGDKVKVDMVDQTESQKITGCMGAVVADGNKNCNNIVSDQDRMPVTDNAVVTCQSNSKNLDKLRTILASKELSDAALTVVLSKRDRLSLQQRDIEDQIAQCDKDIETILKGGEDNLSLKIESLIEGCNLVSLRSVSRERTYEDQCSSPSVKRKGSPDTMPNMKNSCQDLDDVCYENKWILPTYHVSLLDGLFSILRWIPS; encoded by the exons ATGGCTTCAAAAGCCTTGGATGTAGCAGATGCATGTCCAACTGAGGATTTTATTGCTGCATTATTAGAATACCTGGTTGATCCAAAACTACAAGGAAAATCTTCTGCTAAGGGAGATGTATCACAAATTGCCCAGGAATCAATCGCTAAACAG GTTCATGCAGTTGTTTTACTATACAACTACTACCACAGGAAACAATATCCACAGCTTGAGTTTTTATGTCTTGAGAACTTCTGCAAGCTAGCTGTGGTTATCAAACCTGCTTTAATGGCACATATAAGACTCTTGCAAAGATCAAATGACACTGAGTCTCAACCATTTCCATTGATGGAGGAAAGTATTATGGAGGCATGTAGCATATCTATGAGCCTAGATGCATCAGAAGACGATCTAAACATTGATGGATGGCCAATTTCCAAGGTTGCAGTTTTTTTAGTAGACTCCAGGAAGGAGAATTGCTTTTTGCAGTTTGGCTCCATCACTGAGGGGGTCTGGTCAGTGATTGAGAAAGATGTGGATGTCTCTAATAACAGCTTGGAGGGTACCATGGATTCTGATCatgtaaacaaaaagaaacgaATTATTAAAAAACCCTTGAAAGGTAAATCGAGCAGCAATGAAGGTCGCTTTCAGCAATTTGCATTTTCAGCTGTCAAGGAAGCAACAG GTATTGATCAAAGCGACCTTGTGGTTTTGGAAAGCCATGTCACGTATTCTACAAGTAAAGAAAAGACGGCtgcttatttttatataatgcaACTCACCAAAGCAGACAACAGCATTGCTCTTCAAATCCCAATTAAGAATACTATCAATAG CTTGCAGGGCCCTCTGGCCATAAAGAGTTCAAGTTGGTGGACGCATACCTCAGTTGTTGAATACTTTCTTTTGCTTCCTTATGCTGAGGTTTTGTCAGAATGGTTTTTGAG AGAAGGGCTTTCTGATGGTGTGCAAGTTCCAAGAGTGGGATTGGAAACCATAAATGTAAGCAGTTCTGATAGGACTGAAGGACCTTGTGAAGCAGAAGTCTCAGAAAGATTTCATAATCATGTAAATGATAGTGCCGCAGAGCTTCTCGGCAGCGAGACCATTACCCAATCTTTGAAGCACAATGACAATAATGGATGTCTTGGCAGTGAGATGAATTCATCAAAGCAGAATGTCAATGACAGATGTTGTGTGGTTGATTTGTCTGGTGATTGTGATAGGCCTCAGAAGATGGATGTGGATGAATCTTATGTGGCTAATAcccaaaataaatacaaaagaagaaatttttcTGGCAAAGACCAACCTCAAAATTGCCAGAAGAAGACAATTACTGCAGACAAGTGTTCAGAGGGCCTGGCAAGTAAGGAGATGGAAACTGTGGAGAAGTGTTCAAAGGGCTCTGCAAGTGGTGATAAGGTTAAG GTTGACATGGTTGACCAGACAGAAAGTCAGAAAATTACTGGATGCATGGGTGCAGTTGTTGCCGATGGAAACAAAAACTGCAACAATATTGTTTCTGATCAAGATAGGATGCCTGTAACTGATAATGCTGTGGTGACTTGTCAATCCAACTCCAAAAATCTTGACAAATTACGCACCATCTTAGCTTCAAAGGAACTTTCAGATGCTGCATTGACAGTTGTTTTAAGCAAAAGGGATAGATTG TCTCTTCAGCAACGAGACATTGAAGATCAGATTGCTCAGTGTGATAAAGACATTGAGACAATtttaaagg GTGGTGAAGATAATTTGTCCCTGAAGATAGAATCCCTTATAGAAGGTTGTAATCTCGTATCCCTGAGAAGTGTTTCTCGGGAAAGGACTTACGAGGACCAATGCTCGTCTCCATCTGTCAAGAGGAAGGGATCGCCAGACACTATGCCCAACATGAAAAATTCATGCCAG GACTTGGATGATGTATGTTACGAGAACAAATGGATTTTACCAACTTATCATGTGTCGTTACTAGATG gtttgttttccattttaaGGTGGATTCCAAGCTGA
- the LOC18100848 gene encoding uncharacterized protein LOC18100848 isoform X1, whose amino-acid sequence MASKALDVADACPTEDFIAALLEYLVDPKLQGKSSAKGDVSQIAQESIAKQVHAVVLLYNYYHRKQYPQLEFLCLENFCKLAVVIKPALMAHIRLLQRSNDTESQPFPLMEESIMEACSISMSLDASEDDLNIDGWPISKVAVFLVDSRKENCFLQFGSITEGVWSVIEKDVDVSNNSLEGTMDSDHVNKKKRIIKKPLKGKSSSNEGRFQQFAFSAVKEATGIDQSDLVVLESHVTYSTSKEKTAAYFYIMQLTKADNSIALQIPIKNTINSLQGPLAIKSSSWWTHTSVVEYFLLLPYAEVLSEWFLREGLSDGVQVPRVGLETINVSSSDRTEGPCEAEVSERFHNHVNDSAAELLGSETITQSLKHNDNNGCLGSEMNSSKQNVNDRCCVVDLSGDCDRPQKMDVDESYVANTQNKYKRRNFSGKDQPQNCQKKTITADKCSEGLASKEMETVEKCSKGSASGDKVKVDMVDQTESQKITGCMGAVVADGNKNCNNIVSDQDRMPVTDNAVVTCQSNSKNLDKLRTILASKELSDAALTVVLSKRDRLSLQQRDIEDQIAQCDKDIETILKGGEDNLSLKIESLIEGCNLVSLRSVSRERTYEDQCSSPSVKRKGSPDTMPNMKNSCQDLDDVCYENKWILPTYHVSLLDGGFQADVTVKGKGFECSSVGDLSPCPREARKSAAKQMLAKLQAMPNISW is encoded by the exons ATGGCTTCAAAAGCCTTGGATGTAGCAGATGCATGTCCAACTGAGGATTTTATTGCTGCATTATTAGAATACCTGGTTGATCCAAAACTACAAGGAAAATCTTCTGCTAAGGGAGATGTATCACAAATTGCCCAGGAATCAATCGCTAAACAG GTTCATGCAGTTGTTTTACTATACAACTACTACCACAGGAAACAATATCCACAGCTTGAGTTTTTATGTCTTGAGAACTTCTGCAAGCTAGCTGTGGTTATCAAACCTGCTTTAATGGCACATATAAGACTCTTGCAAAGATCAAATGACACTGAGTCTCAACCATTTCCATTGATGGAGGAAAGTATTATGGAGGCATGTAGCATATCTATGAGCCTAGATGCATCAGAAGACGATCTAAACATTGATGGATGGCCAATTTCCAAGGTTGCAGTTTTTTTAGTAGACTCCAGGAAGGAGAATTGCTTTTTGCAGTTTGGCTCCATCACTGAGGGGGTCTGGTCAGTGATTGAGAAAGATGTGGATGTCTCTAATAACAGCTTGGAGGGTACCATGGATTCTGATCatgtaaacaaaaagaaacgaATTATTAAAAAACCCTTGAAAGGTAAATCGAGCAGCAATGAAGGTCGCTTTCAGCAATTTGCATTTTCAGCTGTCAAGGAAGCAACAG GTATTGATCAAAGCGACCTTGTGGTTTTGGAAAGCCATGTCACGTATTCTACAAGTAAAGAAAAGACGGCtgcttatttttatataatgcaACTCACCAAAGCAGACAACAGCATTGCTCTTCAAATCCCAATTAAGAATACTATCAATAG CTTGCAGGGCCCTCTGGCCATAAAGAGTTCAAGTTGGTGGACGCATACCTCAGTTGTTGAATACTTTCTTTTGCTTCCTTATGCTGAGGTTTTGTCAGAATGGTTTTTGAG AGAAGGGCTTTCTGATGGTGTGCAAGTTCCAAGAGTGGGATTGGAAACCATAAATGTAAGCAGTTCTGATAGGACTGAAGGACCTTGTGAAGCAGAAGTCTCAGAAAGATTTCATAATCATGTAAATGATAGTGCCGCAGAGCTTCTCGGCAGCGAGACCATTACCCAATCTTTGAAGCACAATGACAATAATGGATGTCTTGGCAGTGAGATGAATTCATCAAAGCAGAATGTCAATGACAGATGTTGTGTGGTTGATTTGTCTGGTGATTGTGATAGGCCTCAGAAGATGGATGTGGATGAATCTTATGTGGCTAATAcccaaaataaatacaaaagaagaaatttttcTGGCAAAGACCAACCTCAAAATTGCCAGAAGAAGACAATTACTGCAGACAAGTGTTCAGAGGGCCTGGCAAGTAAGGAGATGGAAACTGTGGAGAAGTGTTCAAAGGGCTCTGCAAGTGGTGATAAGGTTAAG GTTGACATGGTTGACCAGACAGAAAGTCAGAAAATTACTGGATGCATGGGTGCAGTTGTTGCCGATGGAAACAAAAACTGCAACAATATTGTTTCTGATCAAGATAGGATGCCTGTAACTGATAATGCTGTGGTGACTTGTCAATCCAACTCCAAAAATCTTGACAAATTACGCACCATCTTAGCTTCAAAGGAACTTTCAGATGCTGCATTGACAGTTGTTTTAAGCAAAAGGGATAGATTG TCTCTTCAGCAACGAGACATTGAAGATCAGATTGCTCAGTGTGATAAAGACATTGAGACAATtttaaagg GTGGTGAAGATAATTTGTCCCTGAAGATAGAATCCCTTATAGAAGGTTGTAATCTCGTATCCCTGAGAAGTGTTTCTCGGGAAAGGACTTACGAGGACCAATGCTCGTCTCCATCTGTCAAGAGGAAGGGATCGCCAGACACTATGCCCAACATGAAAAATTCATGCCAG GACTTGGATGATGTATGTTACGAGAACAAATGGATTTTACCAACTTATCATGTGTCGTTACTAGATG GTGGATTCCAAGCTGATGTGACTGTGAAAGGAAAAGGTTTTGAGTGTTCGAGCGTGGGTGACCTGAGTCCTTGCCCGCGTGAAGCGAGGAAATCAGCTGCAAAACAGATGTTGGCCAAACTGCAAGCCATGCCAAACATCTCTTGGTAG
- the LOC7469593 gene encoding NAC domain-containing protein 83, translated as MVPHGFRFNPTDEELIQVLDRKASGQEMPLHFILEMNVYEREPQDLEWNQSTALSNGERFYYCKREINDSREVIGRGWWKATSHVKKVYANDHQLLVGNKRPLTFHRFKDNERNRNNAIKTNWIMHEYSLESRTTEWRLCKIKYKGKPSLQEEIESIKKQHSSRNDFEAGSSTNVGVEQHEEQTLVPADSTMPLDHCNGYHQQPHDQWNNMQQLPPSPYHPNYLPALCTGSGHYYVNQQEELEPAVHEQPFPSLWSWTN; from the exons ATGGTGCCTCATGGGTTCAGGTTCAATCCCACTGATGAAGAGCTCATCCAGGTCCTAGACAGAAAAGCTTCTGGCCAAGAAATGCCACTCCATTTCATTCTTGAAATGAATGTTTATGAACGTGAACCACAGGATCTTGAAT GGAATCAATCCACGGCTTTAAGCAATGGTGAGAGATTCTACTATTGTAAGAGGGAGATAAATGATTCAAGGGAAGTGATCGGTCGAGGATGGTGGAAAGCTACAAGCCATGTCAAGAAAGTTTATGCAAATGATCATCAACTTCTTGTTGGGAACAAGAGGCCTTTGACATTCCATAGGTTCAAGGACAATGAAAGAAACCGCAATAATGCCATCAAGACTAATTGGATTATGCATGAATATAGCCTTGAATCAAGAACCACG gaGTGGAGGCTTTGCAAGATTAAATATAAGGGAAAACCAAGTTTGCAAGAAGAGATAGAGAGTATTAAGAAACAACATTCATCGAGGAATGATTTCGAAGCCGGTAGCTCGACAAATGTTGGTGTGGAGCAGCATGAGGAGCAAACTTTGGTGCCTGCAGATTCAACAATGCCATTGGATCATTGTAACGGATATCATCAGCAACCTCATGATCAATGGAACAATATGCAGCAGCTACCACCATCTCCATATCATCCTAATTATCTACCGGCATTGTGTACTGGTAGTGGCCACTATTATGTTAACCAGCAAGAAGAGTTAGAGCCCGCTGTTCATGAGCAGCCATTTCCTAGTCTTTGGTCTTGGACGAACTAG